The following DNA comes from Candidatus Neomarinimicrobiota bacterium.
GAAAGTTACAAATTGCCGTTTCATGTTTTCTCCTTACTGTTTTGCCCTTTAGACGTCCTGGGGCTGGAAAAGGTTAAATATACGCCGGCTTTATTACGATAGAAAGGCTTGCTTATTAATCACAGCCTGGTGTATCCTCCGGAAGCCGATCGAGTTCAAAATCATCGATTCTTTCAAGGATTAATTCGGTGAAGTTTACCGGGAAAAGAATTGCTTTAATGCTTATTCATAGGAGTAGCAGCATGCGTACTTTTTTTACTTTCAGACGGCCTATAGGTTTCAGAGTTCTTTCTTGGGGTCTTCTTTCCCTTTCGGGCTTTTCCTTTGCCCAGATAATTACACCAGATGTTTATCAAAACCTAGACTACAGGTATATCGGGCCCCCGGGTAACAGGACATCCGCTGTGGTGGGAGTTCCCGGTGACCCGTTGACCTATTACGTTGGTGCCTCTTCTGGAGGGGTCTGGAAAACTGAAGACGGTGGACGGAACTGGGAACCACTATTCGATGATCAGCCGGCACAGTCAATTGGTGCTTTGGCTATAGCGCCGTCTGACCCCCACGTCATTTGGGCCGGTACGGGAGAGGCCTTTATCAGGAGTAACGTCTCTATAGGAAATGGTGTATATAAATCAACGGACGGTGGTAAAACCTGGAACCACATGGGGCTGGAAAAAACTGGCAGGATCGGCCGGGTGGTCATCGATCCAAGGAATCCCGACATTGTTTTCGTAGCAGCCGTGGGACACGGATATGGGCCTCAGAAGGAAAGGGGCGTTTTCCGCACTAAAGATGGAGGAAAAACGTGGGAGCATGTCCTTTTTGTGGATGAGGACACCGGTTGTTTCGAGATCGCCATGAATATGGATAATCCCCGGATACTCTTTGCGGGAATGTGGCCCATCGTTATCAAGACCTGGGGCAGGGAGAGTGGTGGTCCCAACGGCGGCGTTTGGCGTTCCACTGATGGCGGATCGACCTGGAAAAGGCTGGAAAAGGGTCTTCCTAAGCCGCCCATTGGCAAAGTGGGTCTTGCCATTGCACCAACTAATCCGGATGTGGTTTATGCACTTATTGAAACAGGTTCTCCCAATAGGGGCGTTCTGTGGCGCTCCAATAACAGCGGTGACTCATGGCGGTTGGTGAGCTATGACCGCATCTTGAATGAAAGGCCTCACTACGCCTCCCGTATTGTTGTCTCTTCGGCCAGTGAAAATGAGGTTTATTTTGCCGCCAACAGTCACAGCGTCACCTATGACGGGGGACTGACCAGTGAGCGGTCAGGGTGGAGCGGCGATACGCATGATCAGTGGGTGGATCCTCTTAATCCCGACCGGATAATCCTTTCTGACGACGGCGGTATTGTCATCAGCAACAACCACGGTGAGACCTGGGAGCGGATCCGGCTGCCTATCGCCCAGATGTACCACGTGGCGGTGGACACTCAGATTCCCTACTACGTTTACGGTGGGATGCAGGACGGCTCCGGTTACAGAGGACCTAGCACTGCTGCTCCTGGCCGCGGCGGATGGGGTTTTGTAAGCAGTGAATGGGAGAACACAGCCGGAGGTGAATGTGGGTTTATTGTCCCCGATCCTGTGAATCCTAACATTGTCTGGGGTGGGAGCTTCAGTTCCAACTTCTCAAAAGTGAACTATAGCACTGGGCACGAACGAACGGTAAGGGTGTGGCCTGAATCGTCATACGGTGCCTCTGCCAGTGAGGCGAAATATCGTTTCAATTGGACGTTCCCTATTACCATTTCTCCCCATGACAATAACAAGGTCTATGTGGGTAGTCAATTTGTCCATCAAACGACGGACGGAGGTGAAAGCTGGGAGATCATTTCTCCTGATCTAAGTACCAACGACATGAGTCGAATGGGTCCCTCCGGCGGACTTACTAAAGACAATATCGGTGTGGAATATGCTTGTGTGGTATTCGCCATTGCTGAATCCCGAGTGGAGCCCGGTGTTGTCTGGGCCGGCACGAACGATGGTCTTGTCCATGTGACCCGGGACGGCGGCAAGAAGTGGACGAACGTTACAAAAAATATCCCCAGCCTTCCTGAGTGGGGAACCATCAGCAACATTGAGCCGTCACCCCACAATGCCGGTACAGCCTACATCACCGTAGATTTTCACCAGATGAACGACCGCAATCCTTACATCTACAAAACGACCAATTACGGAAAAAGATGGCGGTCCATCAGCAACGGTATACCGAAAAGTGTTTTCAGCTATGCACATTGGATTCATGAAGATCCCGTCCGGAAAGGGATGCTCTATGTGGGGACGGAAAATGCTATCTACGTCTCTTTTGATGACGGCAAGAACTGGCTGCCGCTTCAGAATAACCTGCCCTATGCACCGGTACACCACATGGTCACCCAGGAGCACTTCAATGATCTGGTGGTAGCCACCTACGGCCGGGGTTTCTGGATACTTGATGATGTGACACCGCTGAGACAGCTGAATGAGAAAGTTCTGGCAAGGAATGTTCACCTGTTTGATCTCCGGCAGGCATACCGCATGCATCCCTTGAGAAACGGTCCACGTCCCAATGCCCGTGCCCTGATCAATTATTACCTAAAAGATGAGCCTGAGGGAGATGTTAATATCGCAATCTTGGATAATAATGGAGACATTGTGAGATCTCTGAAGGGGACCAAGAAAAAGGGGATCAATCGTGTAGCGTGGAATTTGAGATACGAGGGAGCAAGGGAGGCCAAACTTCGGACCAAACCGCCACACAATCCTCATCTGGTTGAAGAAAAGCGCTTCAGGAAAACCTGGGAGCGGGAAGGGTGGTATCCTATCCGGAGCTGGGGAACTTACGCCGGTTTCCGAGGATTCATGGTGGCCCCGGGAATTTATTCTGTCAAGCTGATGGTCGAAGAGACCGAACTGACAACCGATCTCGAGGTCCTCAAGGACCCCCGGTCGGAAGGGACCCTGGCTGACATTAATGATCAGGTGGCACTTCTACTCCGGATTCGTCAAGACCTCAACACTGTTTCGGATATGATCAGCAATATCGAATGGATGAAGCGTCAGATCGAAGATCTGAAGGCTGTTATGAAAGGCGATGAAACGAGCATGGATATTGTTGAAAAGGGGGACGCTCTTAATAAAAAACTACAGGAACTGGAAGACAAAGTATTCCAGCCGGTTCTCGCTGAGGGTGACTCAAAGTCATTCAGATATACCAATAAGCTCTACAGCAAACTTTCTGTTCTTACGGGAGATCTGGCCAGCGGAGATGGATTTCATCCCGGCTCCGTCGATTTTTCGCCGAATAGGCAACAGGAGGAAGTGTATAAAGTGCTCAAGGGACGAGTAGATCAGTATCAGTCTGAATTCAACAGGCTGATAGAAAAAGATGTGGCTGACTTCAACCGACTGGCTGCCAGCCGTGATAAAGGCGGCGTGGTTGTGCCAAGTTCTCAGCAGCAATAAAAAGTGGAGGATTATTCAAAATGAGAACCCAAAAAACAGTTTTTTCAATACTGGTGGTTTTTTTCGGAGGGTGGTCTTATGCCCAGGAACCCCTCACCTACCAGACACCTCCGAAGGCTATTGCGGACTTGGTGAACGCTCCTTTGACTCCCAACACTATGTTAAGTCCATCAAAGGAGCAGGTTGTTTTTATGGAGCGACCAGCTATGCCCGGCATTGATGAATTGTCCCAGCCGGAGCTAAGAATCGCTGGGCTAAGAATTAACCCACGGACAAACGGCCGTAGTCGGAGCAGTCACTACATTGGCCTATCCATCAGGCCCGTCATGGGAGGTAAGGAGGTAAAAGTTACCAGACTGCCCGCCAACCCGATAATTTCCAGAGTCTCCTGGTCACCTGACGGTAAGCAATTGGCATTCGCCGTCACCTCAAATGAAAACATTTCACTTTGGATCGCCGACACCAAAAGAGGGAAAGCGAAACAGGCGATGAAAAATTCATTGAATGACACATACGGTACGCCGTTCAGGTGGCTGTCTGACAATAAAGGATTGGTGGCTCTCACAGTTCCGGCTGGACGAGGCCCGGCCCCAGCTGAGAGTACGGTGCCGAAAGGCCCCGTGGTCCAGGAGAACCTGGGCGAAAAGGCGCCGGCCAGAACCTACCAGGATCTGTTAAAATCTCCCCATGATGAGACGCTGTTTGATCATTATCTCACCTCGCAGGTTGTCCATGTAACGGTGAAGGGGAAAGTGACAAACTTGGGTAAGCCGGCCATCATTCGCCGGGCCGAGCCTACCCCAAACGGTAAGATGCTGCTGGTGGAGACGGTTCACAGGCCGTACTCCTACCTGGTGCCCGTTTACAGGTTTCCCACCCTTGTGGAGGTGTGGGACCTGAGTGGAAAAGTCGTTCATACTGCCACGGATATGCCCCTTGCGGAGCAGCTGCCCCTGGGTTTCGGTGCCGTCCCTACGGGACCCCGGTCCTACGGGTGGCGTTCCGACGCGCCGGCCACCCTTTACTGGACGGAAGCCCAGGACGGCGGTGATCCTCGAGCGGAAGCGAAAGTTCGAGATAGGATTTTTATTCACCCGGCACCCTTTTCTGGTAACCCAACGACCCTGGTGGATCTCGATCTGAGATACAGTTACATTCTCTGGGGAACGGGCGATTTAGCCCTGGTCACCACCCGGGAATGGAGCAGCCGAAAGACCAAGACCTGGGCAGTCACCCCGAACAGCCCAAGTAAATCACTTAAGCTGGTCTTCGACCGGCTCTACGAGGACAGGTACAGTGATCCGGGCTCACCTGTAACGAAAATGAACAATAATGGTGCTTATGTCCTCCTTACCGGAAATAACGATAAAACCATCTATCTTACAGGAAACGGCGCCTCGCCTGAGGGAGACCGCCCCTTCCTGGATGAACTCAATATAGAATCGGGAAATACAACTCGGTTGTTCCGGTCAGAATCACCCTATTATGAACGCCCCGTGGCCATTCTGGATGTGGATAATTCTGTTATTATCACTATCCGTGAATCCATGGACGACCAGCCCAATGTCTTTGTCAGGAATCTTAAAACAGGCAGTGTTGATCAAATGACAGATTTTCCTCATCCTTATCCCCAGATGAAGGGTGTCTACAAAGAGTTGGTCAAATACAAACGAAGTGATGGTGTGGACCTAACGGCGACTCTCTATTTGCCTCCGGGACACACTCCTGAAGATGGCCCCGTCCCCATGATTGTCTGGGCCTACCCCCGGGAGTTCAAAACCTCGAAAGCGGCCTCCCAGGTGACTGGCTCTCCTTACAGATTTGTGAGGATCAACCCAACCTCTAGTTCCACGTCGGTCCTGGCCATGCTGGTTCACGGTTACGGGGTGCTTTTCAACGCCACTATGCCCATCGTTGGGGAGGGAGATGCCCAGCCCAATGATGGTTTTGTTGAACAACTGGTGGCCAGTGCCCAGGGTGCGGTTGACTATATGGTGAGCAGGGGCGTGGCGGACAGGGATCGGGTGGCCATCTCCGGTCACTCCTACGGTGCCTTTATGACGGCCAACCTACTTGCCCATTCCGATATTTTTAGGACGGGAATCGCCCGGAGCGGCGCCTACAACAGGTCACTCACACCTTTCGGCTTCCAGGCGGAGGAGAGGACCTTCTGGGAGGCACCGGAAATCTACTTTGCCATGTCACCCTTCATGCATGCGCAAAAAGTGAACGAACCGTTATTGATGATTCACGGTGAGGCCGATAACAACTCAGGAACATTTCCCATTCAGAGCAGACGATTCTACCACGCCCTGAAAGGGCACGGCGCCACCGTACGGTTAGTGATGCTTCCTCACGAGAGTCACGGTTACCGGGCCAGGGAATCGGTCATGCATTCACTGTGGGAGACGGCCGTCTGGCTGGACACCTATCTGAAATAGAGTCGCCTGTCAAGCTATGAAGGTGTGGTTTTTGCCTTCGATACCGTGGAAAAGCTGTCTGATGTCCGCCATATCTTTTTCTCTGTTACCGGTGGTGTAAAACGGTTCCAAAAGATTAAAACGGCGATTCTTGTAGTCGAATTGAATAGGGAGAATGGGAAGATCCAGTTTGGAGCTCAGTACATAAAAGCCGGATTTGAACTTCTCGGAAGGTTCTGTTCCCCCTTCTGGAGCAAGCATAAGAACTATTTTCTCCATTTCGTTGATTGTTGCTACAAGCTTGTCCACAGCACCTGCTGCCGAAGATCTTTCAACAGGAATCCCGCCTAGTCGTCTCATCAAAATGCCCTGAAGCCAACCGAGCGGCCACCGGACGCCGTATACGTCAGGATTGTTGTGAGAACTGGGGAAAAGGCTGTCAAGGATGGGTAGCCGGGAAAATGTCCACACCGCTGCTAAAAACTTTACTTTGACATCCAGTGAGAGTACAGCCAGCATCACATAATAACCATCTATCATTGAGGAGTGGGGAGCACCAATTACAATTATTTTCGGTTCATCGGGTACAACTCCGGTAACACGCCACTTGGATAGTCGGAGCAATATCCGCGCAATTATTGGAAGGATCTTTCGATTTCTTTGCGGAATAGAAGGGCTGATAGTGATTTGGGATGTCATTTTGATTTTTTTGAGATGAAGCTCTTTCCCCAGCGATAGAAAATAAGATCAAGCACGCCCAATTTCAAACAGTGCTGCGAAACGTTGTCCAAGGGAAGAACTTAAATTACATTATGACGAATGAGCAGTGTTGAAAACAGACAATTTCCTTTTTGGAGGAATTACAAAGTAGCTTTATTTGTAATAATCCTGTCTTCTTCCCTTTTTGGCGAAAAACATTATACAGAACAAAAGGGATTGTACGGTGATTCAACAAAAAGTGTAAAATATACACAGAATATGAATTTTAATGATTCCTGGGTCTCCGAGGACAAGTTTCACCATTTTACGGCAAGCCTTCTGGGAACTCTCTTCTTGTCGCAAGCCTGTTTAGCTGTGGTTGACAACGATTCCGGTGATGCTTCTGCTGTGGGATCGTCAACCATGTTTTCTATTGGTGTTGGAAAGGAATTTGCTGATGCCAAACAGCTCAATAATCATTTCTGCTGGAAAGACCTGACAGCAAATCTTTTTGGAGCAGCCTTCGGTATAGTCCTATTTCTGAAGCTGAACGGAAACTAAACAAAATGTGTTCACAAAGAGTGTATAAAATTTATTGGAAAGGAAAGTTAACATGAGTGAAAAAAATGTGAATCGCCGAGAATTCATGAAAAGTGTCGCTATCTCTGGTGTGGCGGTCGCAGTTTTGCCCAAAGTTGCATTGGGTAGTTCTACCATGAAAAGTAAAATGAGAATCGGCGTCATTGGTACTGGTCTCAGGGGCCAGTGGCATATCAAGTTGGCGCTGAAAAGAGAGGATGTGGAGATTCCCGTCATTTGCGATATTGATGAACAGATGATTGGTATGGCATTGTCTGTTTATGATGAAGCTGAACGCCCGCATCCGAAAATCTATAAAAATGGGGAGAAGGATTATCAAAACCTCCTGCAAAAGGAGGATTTGGATGGGGTGATTATTGCCACCCCGTGGCACTGGCACGCCTCCATGGCCGTTGCTGCCATGGAGACTGGGAAGCATGTAGGTGTGGAGGTACCTGCCGGCCTTACTGAGAGTGAATGCTGGGATCTTGTTCGTACCTCAGAAAAAACGGGTCAATTTTGCATGATTCTCGAGAATGTATGTTACCGACGGGATGTGATCGCTGTCCTTAACATGGTTCGAAAGGGGATTTTCGGTGAACTTTTGCACTGTCAGGGCGGTTATCAACACGATCTTCGCCACGTAAAGTTCAACGATGGTCAAGGGCCCTATGGTAACGGCGTGGAATTTGGTGAAAAGGGATTCAGCGAGGCCAAATGGCGTACACAGAACTCCGTTGATCGAAACGGTGATCTCTATCCCACCCACGGTGTGGGTCCGGTGAGCACCATGCTGGATATTAACCGTGGAAACCGATTTGTCCATCTTACCTCCACGGCGACTCAAACCAGGGGCCTCCATAAATATATCGTTGATCAAGCCGGCCCGGACCATCCCAATGCATCGGTAAAATTTCGGCTGGGCGATATTGTTACCACGGTCATCAAGTGCGCCAATGGCCAGACGGTCATTCTGAGCCATGATACAAACTCCCCGCGACCTTACTCTCTCAATTTCCGTGTTCAGGGAACTCGGGGGCTCTGGATGAAGGACAACAACTCCATTTACATAGAAGGGGTAAGTCCCGAAGATCATCGGTGGGAACCGGATGAGCCTTACCTAAAGAAGTATGACCATCCCGTCTGGAAGCGGTTTGAGGATGAAGCCACCGGCGCCGGCCACGGCGGCATGGACTTTTTCATCGTCCGTGCGTTTTTGGAATCCATCAAGCGGGGTGTATCGCCACCCATTGACGTCTATGATGCCGTTTCCATGAGTGTCATCAGCCCCCTCTCCGAGAAATCCATCGATAGGGGGAGCGCTTCAGTGAAATTTCCCGACTTTACCCGGGGAAAATGGAAAACAAATAAACCTATTTTCGCCCTGAACGACGAGTATTAAACTCTCTTCAGGATTAACCTCGGAGTGATATGCTTCTTTCCTCGCTGGATTGGTCGTTCATTGTTCTTTATTTTCTCATAAGTCTCGCCATTGGCATCGCCGTAACGCGGCGGGCCGGCCAGGATTCTACAGAGTTTTTTGCTGCCGGGAAGCAAATGCCGTGGTGGCTTCTGGGCATCTCCATGGTGGCTACCACTTTCTCCACGGACACACCGAATTTGGTGACCGATATCGTCCGCCGGGATGGTGTGGCCGGCAACTGGATCTGGTGGTCCTTTCTATTGACGGGAATGCTAACCGTCTTTGTCTACGCCCGGTTGTGGAAACGATCCGGCGTTCTGACGGACATTGAGTTTTACGAACTGAGGTACAGCGGTAAACCTGCTGCCTTTCTCCGTGGGTTCCGGGCTGTCTATCTCGGTTTTTTCTTCAATGTGGTCATTATGGCATCGGTCTCACTGGCGGCGGTGAAGATCGGTGCTGTTCTTCTGGGTCTGTCACCTATTCAGACTATTCTCATTGCCGGCACGGTGACGGTGATTTACAGTTCCTTGGGCGGCCTGCGCGGTGTTCTCATCACAGATATGATCCAGTTCGCCATGGCTATGGTAGGGGGCGTCAGTGCCGCCGTGGTGGCGTTGCGGCTGCCGGAAGTGGGAGGCCTTACTGGGCTCTTGACCCACAAAAATGTGGCGGATAAACTTGATCTTATCCCTGATTTTTCCGATCCGACCCACGCCATGGCTGTGTTCATTATACCGCTGGCGGTTCAATGGTGGAGTGTCTGGTATCCAGGCGCTGAGCCCGGGGGCGGGGGATATATCGCCCAGCGTATGCTGGCGGCGAAAGATGAGAATAATGCGGTGGGTGCAGTTTTTCTGTTTAATGCGGCTCATTATGCCCTCCGGCCGTGGCCGTGGATAATTGTTGCACTCTGTTCACTCATCGTCTTTCCTGAACTGGATGACCTTCGCGTAGCCTTTCCTGACGCAGCGGGCATTGTGAACCACGATCTCGGCTATCCCGCCATGCTCACTTTCCTACCGGCGGGCCTGATGGGACTGGTGGTCTCTTCTCTCATCGCCGCCTACATGTCTACCATCTCAACACATCTTAACTGGGGAGCATCTTACCTGGTTCACGACGTTTATAAACGGTTTTACCGACCTGCTGCACCGGAGAAGGAGTTGGTCCTCATGGGGCGTGTTTCCACCGTTATACTTATGGTCTGCGCCGGTGCACTTGCGCTCTGGCTGGAGACTGCGCTGGAAAGTTTCTGGATCATGCTTCAGATCGGTGCCGGTACAGGGTTGTTATTTATTCTCCGTTGGTTCTGGTGGCGTATTAATGCCATCAGCGAAATCACAGCTATGACAGTCTCATTCGGGGTGGCGATCTACTTCCGTTTCATTCATCAATCTACAGGCTTTGGTCCACTGGGCGACTGGCAGCAGCTAGTGGCGGGTGTAGGTATTACCACATTGGCTTGGGTATCGGCCACATTTCTATCCCGGCCTACCAGTGAATCAGTACTTACCAGTTTTGTCAGTAAGATCAATCCCGGCGGACCAGGATGGGCACAGTTCGAAAAGAGTACGGGCGGAGAATGGCCGGTACCCAGAGGGATTCTCTCAATGGCGCTGGGGTGTGTGGCCATTTATGCATTCCTGTTCGGAACAGGCTATATGATTTACGGAAACGTTTTTCTTTCTGTTACCATCTTTGGTGTGGGAGCGGCGGCAGCATTTGGGCTCTTTAAGACTTGGAGATAACGAAAAAATGATCGTTTCTTCCCCTGGCCGTATTTGCCTTTTCGGCGAACACCAGGATTACCTTGGCCTACCTGTCATCGCCGCCGCCATTTCGCTGCGTGTCACTATAGAGGGTCAAACCCGGGGGGACATGACTGTAAATGTCGACCTACCTGATGTGGGCGGGAAAGAGACATTTTCCATGAAAGGTGACCTTACCTACACGAAAGCGGCTGATTATTTCAAAAGCGGCATCAATACACTTAGAAAAGACGGATTTACCTTTTCGAACGGCTGTGACTGCGTAGTTAATGGGAATATTCCCGTTCAGGCAGGGACGTCCAGTTCCTCAGCCATGGTGGTGTCTTGGATCAATTTTCTGTCCGCCATGAGTGACCAAGTGGTGGACTTGGAGCCGAGAGTATTGGCGGATCTGGCATACCGGTCAGAAGTAAAGGAATTCGACGAAGCCGGAGGTATGATGGATCACTACACAAGTGCGGTGGGTGGTGTTGTCTATATCGCGTCTGAGCCTGAAATGGTTGTGGAAAAATTGCCGTGCTGGTTGGGTTCATTTGTACTGGGTGACTCACTGGAGAAAAAAGATACCCAGGCGGTTCTTTCACGATCGAAGGAGCGGGTGATAGATCTGGTTGCCAAAGTACAGGCAGAAAACAGGGATTTTTCTCTTCACACAGCAACGGTCAATGAGGTTGCCGAAATAGAGAGTCTGTCGGAAGAAGAGATGGCCCTTCTAACTAAGACCCTCCTCAACAGGGATATCACTTCTGAAGGGATGGATTTATTACAAAAGAAAGAGGTGGCCGGAGCACGGCTGGGGGATCTGTTGAACCGGCAACACGTCATTCTCCGAGATGCGCTTGGCGTTTCAACAGACAAGGTTGAAACAATGCTGGAGGCGGCCATTGCGGCCGGTGCATACGGTGGCAAGATCAATGGCTCAGGAGGCGGTGGTTGTATGTTCGCTTATGCGCCTAATGCCGCAGATAATGTGGCCACTGCTATCGAGGAAGCAGGAGGAAAG
Coding sequences within:
- a CDS encoding S9 family peptidase; translation: MRTQKTVFSILVVFFGGWSYAQEPLTYQTPPKAIADLVNAPLTPNTMLSPSKEQVVFMERPAMPGIDELSQPELRIAGLRINPRTNGRSRSSHYIGLSIRPVMGGKEVKVTRLPANPIISRVSWSPDGKQLAFAVTSNENISLWIADTKRGKAKQAMKNSLNDTYGTPFRWLSDNKGLVALTVPAGRGPAPAESTVPKGPVVQENLGEKAPARTYQDLLKSPHDETLFDHYLTSQVVHVTVKGKVTNLGKPAIIRRAEPTPNGKMLLVETVHRPYSYLVPVYRFPTLVEVWDLSGKVVHTATDMPLAEQLPLGFGAVPTGPRSYGWRSDAPATLYWTEAQDGGDPRAEAKVRDRIFIHPAPFSGNPTTLVDLDLRYSYILWGTGDLALVTTREWSSRKTKTWAVTPNSPSKSLKLVFDRLYEDRYSDPGSPVTKMNNNGAYVLLTGNNDKTIYLTGNGASPEGDRPFLDELNIESGNTTRLFRSESPYYERPVAILDVDNSVIITIRESMDDQPNVFVRNLKTGSVDQMTDFPHPYPQMKGVYKELVKYKRSDGVDLTATLYLPPGHTPEDGPVPMIVWAYPREFKTSKAASQVTGSPYRFVRINPTSSSTSVLAMLVHGYGVLFNATMPIVGEGDAQPNDGFVEQLVASAQGAVDYMVSRGVADRDRVAISGHSYGAFMTANLLAHSDIFRTGIARSGAYNRSLTPFGFQAEERTFWEAPEIYFAMSPFMHAQKVNEPLLMIHGEADNNSGTFPIQSRRFYHALKGHGATVRLVMLPHESHGYRARESVMHSLWETAVWLDTYLK
- a CDS encoding Na+:solute symporter; protein product: MLLSSLDWSFIVLYFLISLAIGIAVTRRAGQDSTEFFAAGKQMPWWLLGISMVATTFSTDTPNLVTDIVRRDGVAGNWIWWSFLLTGMLTVFVYARLWKRSGVLTDIEFYELRYSGKPAAFLRGFRAVYLGFFFNVVIMASVSLAAVKIGAVLLGLSPIQTILIAGTVTVIYSSLGGLRGVLITDMIQFAMAMVGGVSAAVVALRLPEVGGLTGLLTHKNVADKLDLIPDFSDPTHAMAVFIIPLAVQWWSVWYPGAEPGGGGYIAQRMLAAKDENNAVGAVFLFNAAHYALRPWPWIIVALCSLIVFPELDDLRVAFPDAAGIVNHDLGYPAMLTFLPAGLMGLVVSSLIAAYMSTISTHLNWGASYLVHDVYKRFYRPAAPEKELVLMGRVSTVILMVCAGALALWLETALESFWIMLQIGAGTGLLFILRWFWWRINAISEITAMTVSFGVAIYFRFIHQSTGFGPLGDWQQLVAGVGITTLAWVSATFLSRPTSESVLTSFVSKINPGGPGWAQFEKSTGGEWPVPRGILSMALGCVAIYAFLFGTGYMIYGNVFLSVTIFGVGAAAAFGLFKTWR
- a CDS encoding Gfo/Idh/MocA family oxidoreductase gives rise to the protein MSEKNVNRREFMKSVAISGVAVAVLPKVALGSSTMKSKMRIGVIGTGLRGQWHIKLALKREDVEIPVICDIDEQMIGMALSVYDEAERPHPKIYKNGEKDYQNLLQKEDLDGVIIATPWHWHASMAVAAMETGKHVGVEVPAGLTESECWDLVRTSEKTGQFCMILENVCYRRDVIAVLNMVRKGIFGELLHCQGGYQHDLRHVKFNDGQGPYGNGVEFGEKGFSEAKWRTQNSVDRNGDLYPTHGVGPVSTMLDINRGNRFVHLTSTATQTRGLHKYIVDQAGPDHPNASVKFRLGDIVTTVIKCANGQTVILSHDTNSPRPYSLNFRVQGTRGLWMKDNNSIYIEGVSPEDHRWEPDEPYLKKYDHPVWKRFEDEATGAGHGGMDFFIVRAFLESIKRGVSPPIDVYDAVSMSVISPLSEKSIDRGSASVKFPDFTRGKWKTNKPIFALNDEY
- a CDS encoding GHMP kinase, with product MIVSSPGRICLFGEHQDYLGLPVIAAAISLRVTIEGQTRGDMTVNVDLPDVGGKETFSMKGDLTYTKAADYFKSGINTLRKDGFTFSNGCDCVVNGNIPVQAGTSSSSAMVVSWINFLSAMSDQVVDLEPRVLADLAYRSEVKEFDEAGGMMDHYTSAVGGVVYIASEPEMVVEKLPCWLGSFVLGDSLEKKDTQAVLSRSKERVIDLVAKVQAENRDFSLHTATVNEVAEIESLSEEEMALLTKTLLNRDITSEGMDLLQKKEVAGARLGDLLNRQHVILRDALGVSTDKVETMLEAAIAAGAYGGKINGSGGGGCMFAYAPNAADNVATAIEEAGGKSYIVHVDKGSVKDG